One genomic segment of Helianthus annuus cultivar XRQ/B chromosome 14, HanXRQr2.0-SUNRISE, whole genome shotgun sequence includes these proteins:
- the LOC110906747 gene encoding proline-rich receptor-like protein kinase PERK12, with protein sequence MKFRISIFFDISDSDIGYFRSDFRIRIVLNTDNFQTTSLLIAAAPVIPSSSMVDYHRHTCTLILTKTLIYTFLTSIIFSTIDPNVLNQLRKGLDLSNNNFSPPQPKYNPSMKLVLSGNPLFQSNSSKIPPKPSSPSGSQPNNSSQLSPGITPSTGDSGIGGIPAIQLRKKQNVVSSHTPVAAFAGLALLTVPLGLYLCKLKKANSKSDLGHGGFGVVYKGQLDDGTKIAVKRMESSAICNKALDEFKSKISVLTEVRHRHLVLLLGYSTQKLKRILVYEYMPQGELSRHLFHWKNFKLEPLSWKRRLSISLDVARGIEYLQSLAHQSFIYRDLKSSNILLSDDFRAKVSDFGPVKLVPDGGKSIMTQVARTFGYVAPKYPKYNPSMKLVLSGNPLFQSNSSKIPPKPSSPSGSQPDSSSQLSPGITPSTGNSGIGGVPAIQLKKKPNVVPSLTPVAAFAGLALLTVSLGL encoded by the exons atgaaatttcggatatccatATTTTttgatatttcggattcggatattgGATATTTCagatcggattttcggatacggatagttttgaacaccgATAACTTTCAGACCACTTCTCTTCTCATTGCCGCAGCACCGGTTATACCTTCTTCATCAATGGTAGATTACCACCGCCACACATGCACCCTCATTTTAACCAAAACACTCATCTACACCTTCCTAACTTCAATCATTTTCAGCACAATAGATCCCAACGTATTAAACCAGTTACGAAAAGGGTTGGATTTGAGCAACAATAATTTTTCCCCTCCTCAGCCTAAATACAATCCCTCCATGAAACTTGTTTTAAGTGGGAACCCACTGTTTCAATCAAATTCATCGAAAATTCCTCCTAAACCCAGTTCACCCTCGGGTTCCCAGCCCAATAATAGCAGCCAACTTTCACCCGGGATTACTCCTAGTACTGGTGATTCGGGCATTGGTGGTATTCCCGCTATACAACTAAGGAAGAAACAAAATGTAGTTTCGTCCCACACTCCTGTTGCGGCTTTTGCTGGTTTAGCACTTTTAACCGTCCCTTTAGGTCTCTACTTATGTAAATTGAAGAAAGCCAACTCAA AAAGCGACCTCGGGCATGGCGGGTTCGGGGTCGTTTACAAGGGCCAGTTAGACGATGGCACAAAAATAGCAGTCAAAAGAATGGAATCTAGTGCGATTTGCAACAAAGCATTAGATGAATTTAAATCCAAAATTTCAGTTTTAACAGAGGTTAGACACAGACATTTGGTGTTACTTTTAGGGTATTCAACTCAAAAGCTCAAAAGAATTCTTGTTTATGAATATATGCCTCAAGGTGAATTAAGTAGGCATCTATTTCATTGGAAAAACTTCAAATTAGAACCACTTTCTTGGAAAAGGAGGTTAAGTATTTCATTGGATGTGGCTAGAGGTATagaatatcttcaatctttggcTCATCAGAGCTTTATATATCGGGATCTTAAATCGTCCAATATTTTACTTAGCGATGATTTTCGAGCCAAAGTTTCGGACTTTGGACCGGTGAAACTCGTCCCGGATGGTGGGAAGTCAATAATGACTCAGGTAGCTCGGACGTTTGGATACGTTGCCCCTAAATAT CCTAAGTACAATCCCTCCATGAAACTTGTTTTAAGTGGGAACCCACTATTTCAATCAAACTCATCGAAAATTCCTCCAAAACCCAGTTCACCCTCCGGTTCCCAGCCAGACAGCAGCAGCCAACTTTCACCTGGAATTACTCCTAGTACTGGTAATTCGGGCATTGGTGGTGTTCCCGCTATACAGCTAAAGAAGAAACCAAATGTAGTTCCGTCCCTCACTCCTGTTGCGGCTTTTGCTGGTTTAGCGCTTTTAACTGTCTCTTTAGGTCTGTAG